The DNA region aggagagagatagggagagaaagagagagagagacagagagacagagacagagagacagagagagagggctgTGTATTGCTCTAGAGCTCTGGAGAAAGGGGAGCCTAAGACAGAGGAGtgactgggagggagctgaggaCTAGATGTGTCTGCAGAGGTATACACCCTATAGAGCTAGAGACCCGGATGCAGTTGTAGCTAGAGAGTCAGATACATTGGTGCATACACATTCAAGTGGCAACTCTCAGAATATTTTCCTACTTCCTGCCGCTGACACACCCATGCTGGACATGGGGAGCACGGATTGAGCCAGTCGAGAATCACTCAGCACAGAGTGTACGAGGCACATGTgttggaaaatgtttttgaaagaaacagTGGAAGGGATCACCTGCCACGACGTTAAGATGCCACAGGCATTTGGTTTTTCAGTTCCTTTGTGCATCGCTTTAGTTGTAACACGGCTTATCTTTTGAGAGGTGTGTGCGTGTAGTGTGTGGCCCTAGacagacaaggagagagagagagggacggaGAGAGATTATTTGCCTGCATAATAAACCGGGCACAGTTGTTCCTATGAACTCTGGCAATGAAAGTGTTTGCATAGGTCTGTCCTTGTGTGCAAAGACGATGCCCTTGAGGAACCCTTCCACACCATGCACCCAGAAACCAAGTGCAGGTTGTCACTGAGAGACTGTTTTTGTGATTCCACTAGGGTGTGTTTGTGGCTACAAGCTACGGGACTAGACAGGGGCGTCTGGACCACCTTCCCATGCTGTGCCAGGCCAAGGGAGGGATTTCACCTCCCCGAGGAAACGCGGGAGAATACAAAGCGACCAAAGCACAAGCAAGAACTTGAACTGAGTGCCAAGATTTATTGATTGGATCAATGGAATGTCACATACAACGGGGAAATCCAGTTCAGCCTTGGGTCCTCCTCGTTGTCATTGGAAGGCTAGAATTCCTTGAGGCTTCAGAGGTGGTGTCCCTCCTGGTGCCCATGCTTCCTGACAGTCCGTGTGGAGCATGGCATTGCTCGTAGACACAACGCAGTTGCCGTCGACAGTCTTCTTGCCTTGGCCGCCCTGCCAGACACTATCATGAGTGTTGCTTGTTCCTTGTCCTTTCTCTCGCCCGTggctctgcctcccaggaaaGGAGGCTTGAACGGGGCTCGGGGGAAGGTCTTCCTACCTCCCCCTAAGCCTGTGGCACTGGGGAGCCTGGCAGCATGTCGAGCAAGGCCTGGAATTCTTCCTCGCTGAGGGGGGCTTCCAGGGTTGCCGCAAGTTCCTCTTCCTCTGCGTCCGCATTTGGCAAAGGGCCTGCCTCGTCCAGAATGTCCGCGTCTGACAAGAGTTCGTCCAGGAGGCTTGAGGAGCCTAGAAGGGCTGAGTGCTGGGTCTGTTGCTCCAGCTGGGGAGATGTCTCTTCACTTGAGGTTGCCTGCTGCTGCCAGAAGTGTGTCTCTGGCGGTGCAGGCGTCAAGATGGCCCCCTGGGCAGGCTGCCCACTGGCGATGACAGCATGTGTCCCTTCGCCCCACGGAACTGTGGCCGGAAGAGGCTGTGGGTTCTGGCATCCCTGAAGTGCTGCCAGGCTGGGCTGGACCACGATGAACATCAACGGGTGGCCCACACAGCACCCAGAGGCAGCCCCTGGCACAAGAAAGGTGGGGGAGAAAACAGGAGTGGCCGCAGCAAAGGATTGCGTGCTCTCAGGTGCATGAGAGGGAGCATAACGATGAGAGCTGCTAAGGACAGTGGGCGGGGGGCTTTGGTCCGACAGGGCAGTCACGGCTGATGTGGCATCTGGGCCTTCAGCCAGGGCATTCACAGGCCCACTAGCGCTCTGCTTTGGGTGCCGAGCTCTTCGGTTCTGGAACCATATCTAGGGAACCATATGGGGAGACAGGAACATTAGCAGCGCGACAGTCCAGATCTACTTGCCGCCGCCCCATCCccggccggccccgccccgccccggcccgccctgccctgccctgccctgccctccaatCTGTCAGGTCCATGGCAAGTactggtgggcctcatctaaggGCCATTTTACCTAGAGCTTTCGCCTTGGCTCCTGAAAATGCGGGAGGACGTCAGGGCAACACAGGACCcaccccactcctccccacccctccccacccctcccacccctggctTTGAGGAGAGCCGTCATTGACCGGCTACAACCTCAGGCCCCTCCCTGGCTGCCCAGGACTTCCGTTGCCCTCTCCTCTTCTGGAAAGGGATGCCTTCAGATCAGCGCCCTTAGCGTATTCGTAGGACGAAGGGAACCTCCTCCCAATCCCCCCTCGCCAAGCCTACATAT from Eubalaena glacialis isolate mEubGla1 unplaced genomic scaffold, mEubGla1.1.hap2.+ XY scaffold_350, whole genome shotgun sequence includes:
- the LOC133083307 gene encoding double homeobox protein 4-like protein 4, translated to MTLVPGKGNSSSEEYRAVVGRLSRPSRRRRLVLRLSQKDTLQALFQQNPYPGITTRERLARELGIPESRIQVWFQNQRRRRLKQSRLLSENAFKGGQSQPLRPPPPQTLTRGAASGCCVGHPLMFIVVQPSLAALQGCQNPQPLPATVPWGEGTHAVIASGQPAQGAILTPAPPETHFWQQQATSSEETSPQLEQQTQHSALLGSSSLLDELLSDADILDEAGPLPNADAEEEELAATLEAPLSEEEFQALLDMLPGSPVPQA